CTCGTAGAGGCCGATCGCGATCCGGTGCGGGCGCAGCACGGCCTCGCCGCGGGCGCCGGCCGGCAGCGCCGGGGCGCTCTGCAGGACGCTGAAGGACGCGATCGCGCCGTCCGCGTCGAGGGTGAGCTCGGGGCGCAGCAGGTTGATGCCGGCCGTCTCCAGCCAGGCCTTCGACCAGGTCTTCAGGTCGCGGCCGCTGGCCTCCTCCAGGGCGCCGAGCAGGTCGGCGAGGGTGGTGTTGCCCCAGGCGTGGCGCTTGAAGTAGGCCTGCACGCCCTGGAAGAAGGCGTCCTGGCCGACGTAGGCGACCAGCTGCTTGAGCACCGAGGCGCCCTTGGCGTAGGTGATGCCGTCGAAGTTGACCTGGACGTCCTCCAGGTCGTTGATCTCCGCCATGATCGGGTGGGTGGACGGCAGCTGGTCCTGCCGGTACGCCCAGGTCTTCATCTGGTTGGCGAAGGTCGTCCAGGAGTGCGGCCACTTCGAGCCGGGCGCCTCGGCCTGGCAGACGGCCTCGGCGAAGGTCGCGAACGACTCGTTCAGCCAGAGGTCGTTCCACCACTCCATGGTCACCAGGTCGCCGAACCACATGTGGGCGAGCTCGTGCAGGATCGTCGCGGCGCGCATCTCGTACGCGGCGTCGGTGACCTTGGAGCGGAAGACGTACTGGTCGCGGAGGGTGACCGCACCGGCGTTCTCCATCGCGCCGGCGTTGAACTCCGGGACGAAGAGCTGGTCGTACTTGGCGAAGGGGTAGGCGAAGTCGAACTTCTCCTGGAAGTACGCGAAGCCCTGCTTGGTGACGTCGAAGATCGCCTCGGCGTCCAGGAACTCCCGCAGCGAGGGGCGGCAGTACACGCCGAGCGGCACCCGCTGGGAGCCGTCGGCGTACTCGTCGAAGACGCCCACGTACGGGCCGGCGACCAGCGCGGTGATGTACGAGGACATCCGCGGGGTGGGGGCGAAGCGCCAGGTGCGGGTGTCGCCCTCGCCGGCCGGCTCCGGGGTGGGGGAGTTGGAGACCACGACCCAGCCGGTCGGAGCGGTGACGGTGAAGGCGAAGGAGGCCTTCAGGTCGGGCTGCTCGAAGCTGGCGAAGACCCGGCGGGCGTCCGGGACCTCGAACTGGGTGTAGAGGTAGGTCTCGCCGTCGACCGGGTCGACGAAGCGGTGCAGGCCCTCGCCGGTGTTGGTGTAGGCGCAGTCGGCCACCACGCGCAGCTCGTTCTCGGCCTGCACGCCGGGCAGCGAGATCCGGCTGTCGGCGAAGTGCGCGGCCGGGTCGAGCGACTCGCCGTTGAGGACGACCTCGGTGACGGCGGGGGCCACCAGGTCGATGAAGGTCTCGGCGCCCGGGGTGGTGGCGGTGAAGCGGACCACGGTGGTGGACCGGAACGTGCCGCCCTCGCGGGCCGAGCTCAGGTCGAGCTCGATGTCGTACGACTCCACATGCAGGAGCGCGGCCCGGGTACGGGCCTCCTCACGGGTCAAGTTGGTGCCAGGCACTCGCAGGACTCCTTCGTCAGGCTTTGATACCCGGCATCCTCCCACGAGCCTCCCCCGCGCGGACCTGGGAAGTCCTGGTCACCGGGCGCCGGAGGCGCCGGGCTACGACACTCGACGTAGGAGGGCGGAAGAGGTTTCGCAACGATCCGTCTTCGCCCTTGACTCTGTATGGCTGGGCTGGCTGAGCTTAGAGTTCAGAAGTTGAAGATGAACGCCCGGTTGAGGCACCGACACCGCAGGGTGACGGGTCCGGCCGGCACAACGAGCTCCGCCGCAACGGCGCGGCAGGGGCGGGGACGGTCGGGTCCCCGTGCCCTGGGAGGGTGAATCATGTCGATGGACACGCCGGGATCGCAGTCCTCACTGCACCGGGCGAACCTCGAACGGGTGCTGCGGGCCGTGCGGATGGCCGGCTCGCTCACCCAGGCCGAGATCGCCAGGTCGACCGGGCTGTCGGCGGCGACGGTGTCCAACATCGTCCGCGAGCTGAAGGAGAGCGGCACCGTCGTGGTCGCCGACACCTCCTCCGGCGGCAGACGGGCCCGCAGCGTCTCCCTGAGCGGGGACGCCGGGATCGTCGTGGGCGTCGACTTCGGCCACACGCACCTGAGGGTCGCGGTGGGCAACCTCGCCCACCGGGTGCTCGCCGAGGAGAGCGAGCCCATCGACACGGACGTGTCGGCGCAGCAGGGCTTCGACCGGGCCGAGGCCCTGGTGGAGCGTCTGCTGTCGCAGGCGGGCTTCCGCTCGGACAAGGTGATCGGGGTGGGCCTCGGCGTACCGGGGCCGATCGACGTGGAGACCGGCGCGCTCGGCTCCACCGCGATCCTGCCCGGCTGGACGGGCATCCACCCGGGCCAGGAGCTTGCGCAGCGCCTGGGCATGCAGGTCTACGTCGACAACGACGCCAACCTCGGCGCGCTGGGCGAGCTGGTCTGGGGCGCCGGGCGGGGGCTGAGCGACCTGGCCTACATCAAGGTGGCCAGCGGCGTCGGCTCCGGTCTGGTCATCAACGGCCAGATCTACCGGGGCCCGGGCGGCACCGCGGGCGAGATCGGGCACATCACGCTGGACGAGGCCGGACCGGTCTGCCGCTGCGGCAACCGGGGCTGCCTGGAGACCTTCGTGGGCTCCCGCTACCTGCTCAACCTCTTGAACGCTAACCACCCGGGGGAGCTCACCCTCTCCAAGGTCGTGCAGCTCGCCCAGCAGGGCGACCTGGGCTGCCGGCGGGTGATCGCGGACGCGGGCCGCCAGATCGGCAGCGGGGTGGCCACCCTGTGCAACCTGCTCAACCCGCGTCGGGTGATCCTCGGCGGCGAGCTCGCCGAGGCCGGTGAGCTGGTGCTTTCCCCG
The Kitasatospora paranensis genome window above contains:
- the pepN gene encoding aminopeptidase N translates to MPGTNLTREEARTRAALLHVESYDIELDLSSAREGGTFRSTTVVRFTATTPGAETFIDLVAPAVTEVVLNGESLDPAAHFADSRISLPGVQAENELRVVADCAYTNTGEGLHRFVDPVDGETYLYTQFEVPDARRVFASFEQPDLKASFAFTVTAPTGWVVVSNSPTPEPAGEGDTRTWRFAPTPRMSSYITALVAGPYVGVFDEYADGSQRVPLGVYCRPSLREFLDAEAIFDVTKQGFAYFQEKFDFAYPFAKYDQLFVPEFNAGAMENAGAVTLRDQYVFRSKVTDAAYEMRAATILHELAHMWFGDLVTMEWWNDLWLNESFATFAEAVCQAEAPGSKWPHSWTTFANQMKTWAYRQDQLPSTHPIMAEINDLEDVQVNFDGITYAKGASVLKQLVAYVGQDAFFQGVQAYFKRHAWGNTTLADLLGALEEASGRDLKTWSKAWLETAGINLLRPELTLDADGAIASFSVLQSAPALPAGARGEAVLRPHRIAIGLYELVDGSLVRTDRIELDVDGPRTDVPELVGRQRPAVLLLNDDDLSYAKVRLDEESLAVVTEHLGDFADSLPRALCWASAWDMTRDGELATRDYLALALSGLTRESDIGVVQSVQRQVKLALEMYADPAWREEGLQRWAAAAEQQLLAAAPGSDHQLAWARTLAAAARTDGQLALLADLLDGTRTVEGLAVDTDLRWTLLARLVATGRADDKAIEAELARDNTSSGQEHAASCRAARPNARAKAEAWASVVESDTLTNYVQEAVIGGFQQADQRELLAPYAAKYFAAVKEVWETRSHEISQQIIVGLYPAYQVEQATVDATDAWLASADPAPALRRQVVEARAGIERALKAQAADRAATGRN
- a CDS encoding ROK family transcriptional regulator, producing the protein MDTPGSQSSLHRANLERVLRAVRMAGSLTQAEIARSTGLSAATVSNIVRELKESGTVVVADTSSGGRRARSVSLSGDAGIVVGVDFGHTHLRVAVGNLAHRVLAEESEPIDTDVSAQQGFDRAEALVERLLSQAGFRSDKVIGVGLGVPGPIDVETGALGSTAILPGWTGIHPGQELAQRLGMQVYVDNDANLGALGELVWGAGRGLSDLAYIKVASGVGSGLVINGQIYRGPGGTAGEIGHITLDEAGPVCRCGNRGCLETFVGSRYLLNLLNANHPGELTLSKVVQLAQQGDLGCRRVIADAGRQIGSGVATLCNLLNPRRVILGGELAEAGELVLSPIRDSVARYAIPSAARQLSVVPGTLGGRAEVLGALALVMSEMGESGAIRQTGLATAAPA